The nucleotide window CTTGATTTGTTGATAGTCTTAAAGTTCACCAAGGCGGCTCCCATGGTGATTGAAGGTTTTTTTCAAGAGAGATGATTTCTCATATGTGGGACCTTCAACCAACACTTTCACGAGAGAAGCAAATTATCATGCTCGAGGCCTAACAAGATATGTGGTCAAGAGATCATCACAACTATTGAACACCAGAGACATACATCGAGAATGGCATTAAATGTGGAGACGTCATACAGACTCAGAAAAGCATTTAAAATGCGTCAGTAACAAAGCCTAGTTTACGATCATTTTCATGACTTAGGCTTTTGTATAGGAAAACGTCTAATTCCTTTTGTCTCTACATTTTTTTTATGTATCAACTTTTGTACTATTGAAGCAATAAGACATCTTTTATACTTTAAAGTAAATCGTCTCTTTTCCTCATAGATATGTGCCTTTACACTTGAAAAATTAATGTAATGATCCGATGACGCcaaacttttattttcttttaaaactcatgcgactgaacttagaataaaactctaagctgcctacgtaccttggtgaagaggatcaagtcataacgTAGTTCAGAGGGGTGATTTttttttgcctaggccgcctctttcgaggttttcaacttAGCAGATATTTTTTGGGGCCGTACACAATTTAGACTCATGCAGGCCAGGAGTGTAGCAATGTTCAGTTTAGGCTCATTCATCAAGGAGCATCATggcttgcagtttaggctcgtacatCGAGCGTAGGTGACTTTCATGGGAAGTATTGCTTCAGAAATTTTCCGTTGATCGAACCAACTTTGAGACCATCCTTATCAATGATTTTGTATGTGCCACTTGAATATGCTTCTTTCACAACATATGACCCATCCCATTTTAAGGTAAACTTGTCGCCTACGCGTTTGTTGAGGATTATGGGTCGTCGAACAGCTAGGATTAAGTCTCCCGCTTGGAATAATCatggccgcactttcttgttgaatGCTCTAGCTAGTCGAGCTTGATAGCACTCCAATTTTTGTTGCGcttccaatcttttctcatccaaTACCTCTAACTCTTCTAGGCGAAGTTGAGCATTCTCTTCAGACGTGAGTCCTTCTTGGATTGCGATGCGCAATGATGGAATTTATTGCTCCAACGGAAGGATTGCTTCCACGCCATATACCAAAGAGTAAGGAGTTGCTTGTGTAGCAATTCTGAAGGTTGTCTGGTATGCCCACAAAGCTTCACCAATTTTCTCATGCTAGTCTCTCTTGTTCTTtgcaacaactttcttcaaaaggATACCAAGCGTCTTGTTAAAAGCTTCAACAAGGCCGTTGGCGGGTGCATTATAAATTGAAGACTTATGTTGTTTGAAACCGAACTTATCGCACAAACTCTTCATGAGCTTGTTGTCAAATGGCGTTCCATTATCAGTGATTATGTATCTTGGTATCCCGTACCTAAAAATTATATATGACTTGATAAAATCAACAACGGTTTCCTTTTTCACCTCATTGAGTGGAACAACTTTagcccatttagagaaatagtctgTAGCGGCCAATATGTACATTTGTCCCTTTGATGACTTTGGAAGTGGTCCAACAATGTCAAGTCCCCATGCATCAAAAGGCCATGAAGCTACAGTTTGGTGAAGAAGCTTTGGAGGTTGGTGGATGTAGTTGGCATAAAATTGACACGCTTGAcattttttggcatgatccatgcaATCCTTAACCATTGTCGCCCAGTAGTAGCCCATCCTCTTGATGCGAAAATAGAGCTTGGGACCAGATTGGTGTGCTCCACATGAGCCAGAATGTGCTTCCTCCATCGCTTGGTGGGCTTCTTCTTTGTCATGACATCACAAGAATAGTCCTTCAAAAGAGCGGCGAAACAATATCCCCTTATAGAAGATGAATGGTGGTGCTTTTCATTTGATGTCTGTTCCTTGTTGCGGATCTTCAGGTAACTTTCCATGTTTAAGGTACTCTATCAGTGGTTGCCTCCAATCTTCTTCTTCAATCACTTGAACAGACGTATGATGGCTTTCGTTGATTTGAAGATCTAGAAGTCTAGGAATAACCCATCGATGACACACATATACCTTTGTTGACTCATTCTCTCCAAGTGCCATCGTCATGGCCAAGATAGCCAAAGCATCAGCCTTGCGATTTTCTCCTCTTGGGATGTGGTTTAAGAACACTTGGTCAAATTTTTCAAGTAAACCAGAAGCGTATTGATAGTATGGCAATAGATCTTCCTTCTTTACCTTGTAACTCTCCCAAAGTTGGTTGATGATCAGCTTAGAGTTGCCGTAGATCTCCAACTGTAGAATCTTCATTTCTAATGGCATTTAGAGACCAATGATCAAATCTTGGTACTCTGCGGCATTGTTGGAGCATGTTTCACCTAAaacaaaggagaatggcaagactTGTCTTTTTTGAGAGATCAACACAACACCTGCCCCCGCACTGTTACGACGTGCagatccatcaaagaacattgtcCATGGTGGAAACTCTTTGATGAACAAAATGTCTTAATCTGGAAACTCATCCGAAAGCTCCCATTCCACCGGAATAGGGTAATCAGCCAGAAAATTGGCTAGTGCTTGTCCTTTCACAGCTTTTTGAGGTGTGTATGTGATCTCATATTGGTTAAACAATATGGACCATCTTGCTAGGCGTCCAGAAAGAACAGGTTGAGTCATCACGAACTTCACGAGATCTGCTCAAGAGATGAGTTTGATGGTGTATGCTTCAAAAGAATGCCTTAGCTTCTTTATCGCATAAAGTAACGCTAAGCATATTTTCTCAACAGGCGTGTAGTTCATCTCAGCTCCTATTAGAGTTCGACTAAGGTAGTACAAGGCTTGTTCCTTTCCTTCCTCATTCTCTTGAGCAAGTAGTGCTCCAAGTGAATGTTCATGTATCGAGATGTAGAGTATCAATGGCTTCCCAAGCATTGGCGCCCCTAACACAGGTGGATTCAGCAAGTATTTTTTGATGCTTTCAAAAGCATTTTGACATGACTGATCCCAATGAAAAGGGATATCCTTCCTCAATAGATGATTGAAGGGTTGACACCATCCAACTAGATTAGAGATGAACCTCCGGATGAATCTAAGTTTCCTTGGAGACTTCGAAGCTCTCTCAAGTTCTTTGGCTTGGGCATTTTCTGAATGACGTCAATCTTTGCAGGATCAACTTTAATTCCACGATGATGCACAATGAAGCCAAAAAACTTTCTTGAGgtaactccaaatgcacacttgagTGGATTCATCTTCAGGTCGAATTTTCTTAACCTTTCAAAAACAATTCGAAGGTTTTCAAGGTGGTAACGCCTACTCTTCGTCTTCACCACCAAGTCATCGATGTAGAATTCAACCCTCTTATGAAGCATGTCATCAAAGATATTTTGCATCGCGTTTTGGTAGGTGGCAccggcattcttcagaccgaaggGCATCACTTTGTAGCAATATATCCCTTTTGAGTTCGGAATGCAGtacactcttcatcttttggagacaTTCTGATTTGATTGTATTTGGAGGACCCATCCATGAATGACATAGCTTCATACCCTATTTTAGCATCAACCATGAGTTCAATAATTGGTAGCGGGAAGTCATCGTTTggacatgccttgtttaggtCTCGAAAGTCAACACAAACATGTATTTgactattcttcttcttcacggGTACAATATTCGATATCCATGATGGGTATTTCACCTCTCGAACAAATCCTGCCTCGATGAGCTTGTTGACTTCGACTTCAATTTATGATACAAGCTCGGGTCGAACACATGCGTTGTGACTGCTTCATAGGGCGTGCTCCATTTTTGATCCCTAAATGATGAACAACTACCTTAGAAATAAGATCAGGCATTTCTTTATACGACCAAGCGAAGACATCTTTGTACTTGGTCAACAACTTGGAGTATTCCTCCTCCTCTTGAGGCGTAATAAGCGCACTAATGAAGGTGAGGTGTGGATCTTTCGGAGTACCTAAAATGAGTTCCTTAAGCTCATCCACAGTTGATTGTCTGTCATATTCTAGTTGAGGGGGAGCCTCATGTACTTCATCATCAATGTTAAGGCATGGGCTATCTTCCACAGTTATGTGACCGGATGTTTTCACAAAACCTGACTTTTCTCTTTAACTTCCTTGGATGGTCGGCAtggcttctttctctttctttgatTCTTTATGAGGCTGGCAAGTGTAAACAATGGTTCTCCTTTGCACCTTCAGCGGACCATATGTGGATATTGACAAAATAGACTTCCTCTTCATACGTGATGGGAAATCACTACAGATTTCTTTGTCAGCAACAACTTCAAAATGATCCCGCTCCTCATGGACTTGCTCCTTATGTTTTGACAGTATCTTTCTAGATGGCGACTTCCTTCTGGTCCCCAGGCGACAAAAGATAGAGGTCTTTGAGGTAGTGGAAACTTCTTTTAGATATTTGGAAGATACACGTTCGCCTTTGtgacttagcctttcaaacaccgagactagagaggttgagccTCTAATGCGATCAAATACTGAAGCccgttattttattttcttgcccTTAACTTTCTTCATATCCTCTACCAAGGTGTATTGTGATGAAGCTATCTCTTTGCTTCTTTTTGATGAAATTTGAAGAGGCTCTACCAAGCTGAACCCCAACCCAAACTTTGGAGTGGCGACGTAGTGCCCTTGCTTTCTCAACTTCATTTGGGACTCATTGAGCCCATGTATCTTTTCACGAGTGACTTTGTATTTGAGTTCTCCTAGTTGTGATGGATTGGAGAAGTCATAACCAGACTTTTCAAGCAGTATGAAGGCCTTAGGATCATagtgcccttttattttatcagcTTGGAGATTGCTTTTAGCAGACTCACAAGTCACGGATGGGATTTGTGCAACTAGGACAGTCATATGCTCCTTCAAATGCTGGATATCTTTGTGACTCATTTGCTTCTTTGGAGTACATTGCTATAGCAAAGGTTTCCCTTTCTTTCGATGCTCATGTGGAACATAGCGAAAAACCAGATGCTCCTCAGTCTTTGTCTGTATGTCACCTTGAGATGATGATAGCTTAATAGAGACTTCTTCCGTTCCCTTCTTAGACAGCTTGGTGGTATTCCATTGAGACTCATTTTCCTCTTCTGACTTGACATCATCTTTGTCATCTGATGATGGTTTCTCCACTTTCGGTTCACAAGAATCTCGGTAGAATTTTGCGTCTGCAGAGTATGAAGTTCACAAGAATTGATGTCTGTATCAATTTTGACTATGTCACATCTCTTATGTACTTTAGACATTGATGCAAAGTAGATGATACCACCCCATTCACATGAATCCAAGGACGTCCAAGCAACaagttgtatgatattttagCATCTATGACGTGAATCAGGGTGTTTGAATTCATCTCACCAATGGATAATCCTATGCAGATCATACCTATGGCTCGTTGTCCTCCTTGGTTGAAACCTTGGATTGTTAGGTTGCTTTTGGATAGCTCATCGATAGAGATCCCAAGATTTTTTAGCACCATCTTTAGCATGATGTTGACAACCGAACCATCATCAACAAGTATGCGATTAAGATGTTGTTCttgaatggaccctacaacaaaTAAAGGTTTGTTATGTGGCTTAGACCCCAGCAACAAGTCATTATCTGTGAATGAAATTATTGCATAACATGTGACAACTTTTCCGTTATCATGATGTTCATGTATTTTCATTGGAGTAGGCTCATCGTTGCTTTCCGTTGTTTCGTCAATACTAGAAACTACATGAGTTGCACCAACGTGACCTCCATGAAGGAATTTTCCAGGAAAGAATTCATGCAATGTGATGGGCTTCCGGAACTTCGACGATAATGCACTGTTAATCTTCTTGCTAGTAGaaaatttgatatttcttggtgATTGTAGCCTATATGCATTGCTCATCATCGCTCTTGAATTAGGAATTCGTAGCCTCAAAACTGCCTGATGTTTTCGCTTCTTGTGAGTGACTAGAATCCAACCCTCATCGTCTTTGTCTTTAGAGTGATTGTCTAGCTCTAGTGAACCTTCAAGAGTTTTCCTTGGAAGATCAACTTCAACTGGCTCGAAACTTTCAAATTGTAAGAAGGCAGTGCTTGACACGTTATGCAACTTTGAACACGTCTTTTCCTTGAGCCGTGATACTTGCATGATTTGCTTCTGCTGCTTCATCCATGTCTATGATGATTTTCTCCTTCAAGACGAAGCATTTCTCTGTAGGGTGGCTAATGGAATGATGAAACTTGCAGTATTTCGGATCGCCTACTTTGCCAATTTCCTTTGGCCTTCTTGATTCAGGGAGATCGATGACTTTCCTGTCCATCAGTTCATCAAGGATTGTGGGTACGTCTGAATCTGGAAATGGATAAACCTTCGCCTCTAATTCTTTCAAGGTGGGATGACGCTTCTCCTCTTTGGGATAATGACTCAGGGTCTTATCCTCCTTCACTTTTTGCTTAGTAGTAACCTTCACAGAAGTTGCTTTCACTGCTATTGATTCTTTGGTTTGGTTATTTGATGCAACATTTTTCTTGAACTCCTTTTGATCAGCAAATGGAGATGCTTTTCCATGACTTGCGATGCTTAACTTCATGTCGTGCGCTCgtgttgcaagttcttcaaaagtTTACGGTTTGATCCCTTGTAGGATGTACAAAAGGCCCTAGTGCATTCCTTGAATGCACATTTCCGCAGCAGATATTTCTGAAAGGCGATCTTTGCAGTCCAAACTTAATGCCCTCCAACGATTAATGTAATCTACCACGGGCTTGTCCTTCATTTGCTTGGTACCTGCCAACTCTATCATGCTTAAAATTCTTCGGGTACTGTGAAAACGATTGAGGAATTCCTTCTCAAGTTGCTCCCAGCTATCAATAGACTCAGGCTCCAAGTCAATATACCAGTCAAATGCATTCCCTTTTAGAGAACGAACAAATTGTTTTGCCAAAAGGTCACCATGCATTCCAGCATAGCTGCAAGTCTCGACAAAGTGGGCAATATGTTGCCTTGGGTTCCCTTTGCCATCAAATTGATGCAGCTTTGGTGATTGATAATTGGTTGTCATGGTTAAACAATCAATCCTCTTAGTATAAGGCTTAGAGTAGTATAACGAACTTTGCAATGGTCCGCCATATTGAGCTCTGATTGTGTTTGTTACCATGTCTTGCAATTGTTGGACATATAATGCCACAACTGAAGTGGattgcttttccttttgaatgttTAACTTTGCAAATGATTCCTCAACATCTGTTTTTTTGGGAGGTGAAGACAAGTGAACGAGGAGAGACATGGCTCGACTCTCCAGGTGCATAGGCCTCCAATTTGTTCATGagttgagtgatttgaaggtctTTGTCTTCAACGGATTTCTTCAAGATCTCTATGGTCTGTTCCATCATGGCAAACTTTTCATCCACGTTAGTTGCGTCAGTCATCAAGGCATTGACTTTCGTTGAAACTGAAGAATCCACCAAATTCTCAAATTCGCCAAGGTTTGAGGTTGTTTGAGAAAGTTCGTCAAACAACGAGAATGGGGTGTTGCCCCCAGAGATTGCTATTGCGAACGTCATATGAGATCTGCTCTTCTTTGCCATCTCCAAGGATGGGAAGTATTCGGATCCATCCAAGCCACTACCCTTGAACTTGCTTCGAGTGATTGGGCCAACATGACTGAGCTCAGCGGATATGGCAACAGTAGCATCTTTGCATGAAATATCACACTTGCAGAAGGCCATTGTAGCAGTAGATCTGAAGTTTGTAGTATTCAACTTGCAAGAAAGAGAGATGAAGGGCAGAATTGGTCCCACTGGGCATGCCAAAATTTGTTCACAATAAATTTTCGTAGTACGAAAAATAAactgcaacaaaaataatataaagaaaaagtgattttattgataaatatttgtgagtATAATTCTATGTATCTCTTGATTCTCCTCTCTAAAATtctccgtgattcgagggctTTAGAAACGtctttctcgaatgtaggatgatgcagacctccttgtgatgtatttaatCGCCAAGAACGTCGAGCGACACTTTGTTGTTACGGGTTGATCTCCGGGAAGACCTCCATTGGTCACTCCTTTGTTGAAGAACTAAGCACTTGATGATTGATCTCTCTATTTGTGGATGACTTCACCAATTGCAGAGTATTTTTCTCCAACTCTGAATGTCCCTTGAGAGTTAtataactcctctatttatagttgtaggggGTGGACAGTCCAGCTACATATGAATTCTCTTGCTTGATTCTGATTGGCCTATGTCATTTGGCAACCTGTGGTTGGTTCTTACTTTTTGATTTGGACTGCCGCATCATTTAACACGTGGCATCACCTTGCTAGCTTTGGATTTGACTGGACATGCCATGTCACTTAACACATGGTACGAGTTTAGGCCTTAAGATGAAGAGAACCTTGTgctcgaaaataataaaatggactaatttaatttgtaaagcccaaattaattatttaacccaATTGAATTTAATTTAGATTTTGTAGGGATTAgaccaataaattttatatgtctacggtgagtttgcaaaacatgctaCTTAAATATCTCAAATACACTAAGCAAATCAAAATTGCTTTTCCATTTCTTTTAAACAAATAGCACCTTAAATATTTGGTTGAATTTTGACACatattatatttatcaaacaaaCAATTTTTACAATACTATCTAAAATCAAAATTTTCTCTAATATTTTGTGGAGTTGAAATATATTGAGATAGCTTCATTTAAACAAAAACATACGGGCCTAAAATACacttttttcacaagaaaagagaACGGAAAAATTTATCATCTCAGATCCCCCGCGCAGCGCCATATAGAAGTCAATGTTGGGGACGATGAAACCCACAAACTCAATCGCAAAAGCAGTATCTCATAAACTCAAGAATATCAGCAGAACCCCATTATCCTCATCATCAATTCCAAAGGAGAAGGTGGATTGTTTGGTAATAGGGGCTGGTGTAGTGGGCATAGCAGTGGCTAAAGAACTTAGCGTAAAGCATGGTAGAGAAGTTTTGGTGGTTGATTCTGCCCCAACTTTTGGGACTGGTACTAGTTCTCGCAATAGTGAAGTTATTCATGCTGGCATTTATTACCCTCCTAATTCTCTCAAGGTTCTTCTCCCCATTAATTTTTTAACGCGAATTTTTTTTCTCTATGCATACCCCATTAAGCATTAACTTAAAGATTTGAATGATAAAGTCGATCAATCgagttttttgtttttcttatactGTAATCTTCTTTTTAAATACTCCCAATTAAGCAtgaatttgaagtttgaattttgataCTGCTAATCAGTCCACTTTGTTGTCTTCTTTTCTACTGTAacattgttttgagcattccccTATTAAGCATGAACTAGTAGTTTGAATTTTGATACTGCTAATCAGTGAGTTTATCGTCTTTTTTCTAGAACTATCCACCATTAAGCATGAACTAGAAGGTTGAATTTTGATACTGCTAGTGaattggcttttttttttttttttttttttttttactttaatctTTTCTCTACACATTGCCAGTTAAGCTGAGAGTTCGAATTTTGATACTGCTAATTGATCCAGTTTCTCGTATTCTTGTTATGTAATCTTGTTTCTAAACATTCCCAATTAAGCATGGACTGGAAGTTTGGATTTGATTCTGCTAATCATTTATGTCTCTTCTCTTCTGCTGCAATCTTGTTTCTAAACATCATTCATTAAGCATGAAGAGAAGTTGAATTTTGATAAAGCTAATCAGTCAAATGAGTGTTCCTATTTATTTGGAAGAGGATAAGTTAGTGGCATCTGTTAAGCTTTGGTGGTAAAAGTTGAGTGTCCAACTAACTGGTTATGCATTGCTCCTCCTCTTTTACATCTACAACTGGGAATACAATTGGATGCAGCATGGAGAAACTAGTTCTCTTAACGTGATTATAGTTAATCTATCTGGTGTCTGAATTTCAATTTGAGTTCAAGCTTGATCTTATAGTTGATTATCATGACTGCAAATCGAGTGCTATATTTAGAGCTAACCCTGAAAATTATTTTGAATACTCGATGTACAATACTCATATTTGCACATATGCTGTATGGATATTAGATGCACAATACTATGCAAATTAGTGCTAGTTGGCTTGACAATAGTCATTCTTATCTTTTCTCAGTTCAATGCAAACTATTATCTTACTCGTGCTGATCTCTTGTCTTGAAAGCTGTAATGGAGTGAGCGCCATTATTGGAATGTGGAATGTAATAGTTCTGTAAATTTCATAACACTATCATATGCAGCTCTACTGTGTGGAGCTCCCACGCATGAGCTTTAACTTTCAAACTGCATCTCAGGCATTTTTCTGTGTTAGAGGGAAAGAATTGCTCAACAAGTATTGCAAAGATCATGAAGTTCCATACAAGCAGATAGGCAAGCTTATAGTTGCTAATGGTTTATCAGAGATTCCAAAGTTGAGTGCTCTCATGACTCGAGGAATTCAGAACGGGGTTGAGGGTCTGAGGATGATGGAGGGTTATGAAGCTATGACACTGGAGCCTGAATTGCAGTGTCTTAAAGCCTTATGGTCACCTTCCTCAGGAATAGTTGATAGCCATTCATTGATGCTATCATTGGTGGTATTGCTTCTCGCCATTCAGTCTCCAATTATGTTGTCATATTGTCTGCTAGCTAATCAACATTCGAAGAGCTAATCCTTTAGAACTTAGGAAGAGAAGTTTTCTCCTTACTTAGAAGAGATCGATTTACATTATTTGTTTACCTTTTAGAATCATTGATATGACATTGACAGGACTATGACCATACCGTGGGTTTAGGGCGAAGCTGAAAGTCACGGCACGACTTTCTCCTACAATACTGCGGTTATTGGTGGTCATATTGAAGgaaatcaaattcaaattcatgTTTCGGGGAGCAATGCTATTGCAAACTGGAATGGGAGGTCCGAATTGGACTCTGAACTAGTTCTTATTCCCAAGCTTGTAGTGAATTCTGCAGGCTTAAGCGCTCCAGCTATTGCAAAACGAATGAAGGGCCTACCTGACAGTATTATTCCTGCTTCTCACTATGCTCGTGGTTGCTACTTCACCTTGTCAAACACCAAATCCCCTTTCAAGCACTTGATTTATCCTATACCTGAGGTTGGTGGCCTTGGAGTGCATGTGACCTTGGATTTGAATGGCCAAGTGAAATTTGGTCCTGATGTTGAATGGATAGGAGGAATTGATGATATTCCGAGCTTCCTCAACATGTAAGTCCTCATTGAACCCACATAATAATAACTCATATAAGTTTTTAAGACAGTTTTATGTGGATAAATTTGACTATGATGGTTTCTAAACTAGCTTATTCTATTATCAGTTGTTATAACGAGGAAATATTTTACTTTGCACTTCCTAAATATAGAATGGTCAATATATGAAAATTTCTTACtttaggttgtgttaatattgGCAATGAAGTTCCATGGTGTTGCTATatgtaacacttaatattattttgacgAGTTGTTAGTAAATATAGTATATAATTAAGTTTTGGGTTTCcaaccttttgtatttatctaagaATATTTAGTAATCGGGGAACCATTTTATTTCATATCTGTCCATAAACTCCCTATTCTTCTACTCTTCAGAAACAAAGAAGAATAACTATCTacctctctctctttctatctctatctttctatctctatctctctatctctatctctctctcctCCGTAGGAACAAGAAGCTGAagtttcatcaaaaaaaaaaaaaaccatggATTTCTACTAAATCAACTCACAAAATTCGTTTTTGGTGAAGATCAAGTTGCTCCTCTTGGTAAGTTTCTAAACTCGTTTTTATACTAGACAACTACTAGTATTTTTTACATATCTTTTTGTACAGAGCTCCGATTTAAGTGATCCAGGACTTTCTGGAaaggtatttcataaatctataatTTTTATGAAGGAACCAAAATCTAGTTTTGTTGGTATTTACCTGAAAAAGGATCAGAAAGTACAGGGCAGGTGCTGTCCAGATTTCCAGTTTTAGAAATACTCCATGTACTGCTGTTAGTAATTTTAGCATAACTTTTTGTTCAAAATTGATATGGAGGTGATTCAAGATGTTCTGAAACGGTAAGACATAGGTCTACAACTTTTGTGAAGACCAGAAAGTCTAGTTTGTCCGTGTAGATCTTCAAAACTGAGTCACAACTCGGAACAGTGATACTGTCCAGAATTTCTGTTTCAAACgtttttgggtaattttcaccaatatcatgtttagttgacttgttaaatcactgaacttatttagatatttgattatgtatttaaggtatataaacCCTTGAAAAACATCAAAGGggaagtgtttgaggaagtggacagatttggtttgtttacggcgtagacgattcgaacgtccccaagttgtgattgaactgttttgtggtaaaacaccaaggtttgtgtataaacttGTACTCTTTTTGCTTGCTGGAAATATGTTGAAATaacctgatattttatttttcttgtcttcgaattatattgttatattcg belongs to Nicotiana tabacum cultivar K326 chromosome 6, ASM71507v2, whole genome shotgun sequence and includes:
- the LOC142182339 gene encoding uncharacterized protein LOC142182339, with protein sequence MKILQLEIYGNSKLIINQLWESYKVKKEDLLPYYQYASGLLEKFDQVFLNHIPRGENRKADALAILAMTMALGENESTKVYVCHRWVIPRLLDLQINESHHTSVQVIEEEDWRQPLIEYLKHGKLPEDPQQGTDIK
- the LOC107819020 gene encoding L-2-hydroxyglutarate dehydrogenase, mitochondrial-like codes for the protein MLGTMKPTNSIAKAVSHKLKNISRTPLSSSSIPKEKVDCLVIGAGVVGIAVAKELSVKHGREVLVVDSAPTFGTGTSSRNSEVIHAGIYYPPNSLKAFFCVRGKELLNKYCKDHEVPYKQIGKLIVANGLSEIPKLSALMTRGIQNGVEGLRMMEGYEAMTLEPELQCLKALWSPSSGIVDSHSLMLSLVGEAESHGTTFSYNTAVIGGHIEGNQIQIHVSGSNAIANWNGRSELDSELVLIPKLVVNSAGLSAPAIAKRMKGLPDSIIPASHYARGCYFTLSNTKSPFKHLIYPIPEVGGLGVHVTLDLNGQVKFGPDVEWIGGIDDIPSFLNMFDYSVREDRAKQFYPEIRKYYPGLKDGSLEPGYVGIRPKLSGPEEGPTDFVVQGEDIHGISGLVNLFGIESPGLTSSMAIAENVAAKLLK